A genomic region of Leptolyngbya sp. NIES-2104 contains the following coding sequences:
- a CDS encoding CTB family bacteriocin, with the protein MSEQIKINQTTELSVEELDNVAGGLLLDVENSFDVKREANATLFEVNEKGTSFIDLNEVEKIDNDLDISKQS; encoded by the coding sequence ATGTCTGAACAAATCAAAATCAACCAAACGACCGAACTGTCCGTTGAAGAACTCGACAATGTTGCAGGTGGATTGTTGCTGGATGTTGAGAATAGTTTCGATGTCAAGCGCGAAGCAAACGCAACGCTTTTCGAGGTGAATGAGAAAGGCACTTCGTTCATCGACCTGAATGAAGTTGAAAAAATCGACAACGACCTCGACATCTCAAAGCAGTCTTGA
- a CDS encoding MinD/ParA family protein: MSEIISVHSFRGGTGKSNVTSNLATIIARSGKRVGIIDTDIQSPGIHILFGLDEDRISYTLNDYLWGRCRIEEAAYDVSPVLRQKQRLFGKTGGIHLIPSSIKTGEISRILREGYDARLLNDGLRNLIDRLKLDYLFIDTHPGINEETLLSVIMSDVLVIILRPDSQDYQGTAVAVDVARKLEVPKMFVVVNKALPSADFKELRYRVQNAYNTTVAGILPVCEEMFRLGSSDIFCLRHPDHPWSHEVNVIAKQIVGSGSKLLI, translated from the coding sequence GTGTCTGAAATTATCTCTGTCCATTCTTTCCGTGGCGGAACTGGTAAATCGAATGTAACCAGTAATCTTGCAACGATTATTGCGCGATCGGGTAAGCGTGTCGGTATCATTGATACTGACATTCAATCGCCTGGAATTCATATTTTGTTTGGGCTAGATGAAGATCGAATTAGCTATACGCTGAATGACTATCTCTGGGGGCGTTGTCGCATCGAAGAAGCGGCTTATGATGTCAGCCCCGTTTTGAGACAGAAGCAAAGACTATTTGGCAAAACAGGAGGCATTCATCTCATTCCCTCTAGCATTAAAACGGGTGAAATTTCGCGAATTTTGCGAGAAGGCTATGATGCTCGCTTGCTCAATGATGGGCTGCGGAATTTAATCGATCGATTAAAGCTTGATTATTTGTTCATCGACACGCATCCCGGCATCAATGAAGAAACATTGCTCTCTGTGATTATGTCTGATGTGCTTGTGATTATTCTGCGCCCGGATAGTCAGGATTATCAGGGAACAGCGGTCGCAGTCGATGTCGCTCGAAAGCTAGAAGTACCAAAGATGTTTGTCGTGGTCAATAAAGCGTTACCGTCAGCAGACTTTAAAGAGTTGCGCTATCGAGTACAGAATGCTTACAACACCACGGTTGCGGGAATTCTGCCAGTCTGCGAAGAGATGTTTCGGCTAGGAAGTAGTGATATTTTCTGCTTGCGACATCCGGATCATCCTTGGTCGCATGAAGTCAATGTGATCGCAAAACAGATTGTTGGTTCAGGCTCAAAATTATTGATTTAA
- a CDS encoding CTB family bacteriocin: MSEQIKINQTTELSAEELDNVAGGLLLDVENSFDVKREANATAFQQNEKGTSFIDLNEVEKIDNDLDIRKIS; this comes from the coding sequence ATGTCTGAACAAATCAAAATCAACCAAACGACCGAACTGTCCGCTGAAGAACTCGACAATGTTGCAGGTGGATTATTGCTGGATGTTGAGAATAGTTTCGATGTCAAGCGCGAAGCAAACGCAACCGCCTTTCAACAAAATGAGAAAGGCACTTCGTTCATCGATTTGAATGAAGTTGAAAAAATCGACAACGACCTCGACATCAGGAAGATTTCCTAG
- a CDS encoding DUF3365 domain-containing protein, protein MLKTSKLATKFTLLLSLVFVSAIVVSGLLLSRALEKRAEGDITYRGQLISEMINSVRYYTGERVAPLLMPLVETQSTFVPEVIPSFSAREVFETLRKNSEYKDYFYKDAFLNPTNLRDKADTFEAEIIDRFRKDPKLKSVSNFRDSFGEQLFYTARPFVLKNPACLRCHSTPEVAPKSHIASYGSENGFNWPLNKVIGTQIIYVPASQVLENARQASVLFIGIFVAIFAIVILLINYLLKRNVIQPIKPLAQIAQKISADEMTGEEAEEFERKKLAPIAKRTDELGQLGRVFQGMVREIHAREQQLRQQLQKLSLEIDEAKRSRQVAEITESETFQQLKQEAKELRSKRDITNSNP, encoded by the coding sequence ATGTTAAAAACTTCTAAGCTGGCAACCAAATTTACTTTATTGTTATCGCTTGTATTTGTGAGTGCGATCGTTGTGAGTGGCTTGCTGCTCTCTCGTGCACTTGAGAAACGCGCCGAAGGAGACATCACTTATCGTGGACAACTCATTTCAGAGATGATTAACTCGGTTCGGTACTACACCGGAGAGCGAGTTGCACCGCTGTTAATGCCGCTCGTTGAAACCCAATCTACGTTTGTGCCAGAAGTGATTCCTAGCTTTTCTGCTAGAGAAGTGTTTGAGACACTCCGCAAGAACAGTGAGTACAAAGATTATTTCTACAAGGATGCGTTTCTCAATCCTACGAATCTGCGAGATAAGGCGGATACGTTTGAAGCTGAAATTATCGATCGCTTTCGCAAAGATCCGAAGCTGAAATCAGTGTCAAATTTCCGGGATTCATTCGGTGAGCAGCTATTCTATACGGCTCGCCCGTTTGTTCTAAAAAATCCAGCTTGTCTTCGCTGTCATAGTACACCTGAAGTAGCTCCGAAAAGTCATATTGCCAGCTATGGTTCAGAAAACGGCTTCAATTGGCCGCTCAACAAAGTGATCGGAACTCAGATTATCTATGTTCCTGCAAGCCAGGTTTTGGAGAATGCACGTCAGGCTTCTGTGTTGTTTATTGGTATTTTCGTTGCTATTTTTGCGATCGTCATTTTGCTGATTAACTATCTACTGAAGCGAAATGTAATTCAACCGATCAAGCCGTTAGCTCAGATCGCTCAAAAGATCAGCGCAGACGAAATGACCGGAGAAGAGGCAGAAGAGTTTGAGCGCAAAAAATTAGCACCGATCGCGAAACGTACTGACGAGTTAGGACAATTAGGGCGCGTCTTTCAGGGCATGGTTCGAGAAATTCACGCCCGTGAACAACAATTAAGGCAGCAATTACAGAAATTGAGCCTTGAAATCGATGAGGCAAAGCGATCGCGTCAAGTGGCTGAAATCACTGAATCCGAAACGTTTCAACAGTTAAAGCAAGAAGCAAAAGAACTCAGAAGCAAGCGCGATATCACAAACTCAAATCCCTAA
- a CDS encoding phosphate/phosphite/phosphonate ABC transporter substrate-binding protein, protein MKVSRRLFLSFMLLSACTAKSGANSSSGSLSVGVVSYEEGSKTLEQYDRFKRYLSEKMQALIVLEPALNENLAIDRLQHRAWSLVFAPPGLAAIAISQYQYVPLFPLIGVQNRRSTLVVREDSPIQEISAITGKTVAIGNPGSATGFYFPLFNLYGLTLAELVFSATPKAVLDTVAQGKADVGALSLEEFETYKSHVTQAKLRVLFTDSHQVPPGAILVNSTLDRAAQERVRQVLSEASSVVAEEAGYITNAPVPDYQYMISVVERVRSMFPGDTKASIALLQQKPVRLFK, encoded by the coding sequence ATGAAAGTTTCTCGCCGCTTATTTTTATCTTTCATGTTACTCTCCGCTTGCACCGCAAAATCAGGAGCCAATTCGAGCAGCGGATCGCTTTCAGTTGGAGTCGTAAGCTATGAAGAAGGTAGCAAAACGCTCGAACAATACGATCGCTTCAAACGCTATCTCAGCGAAAAAATGCAGGCTTTGATCGTGTTAGAACCTGCATTAAATGAAAATTTAGCAATCGATCGCCTGCAACATCGGGCTTGGTCGCTGGTTTTCGCACCCCCCGGTTTAGCTGCGATCGCAATTTCACAATATCAATATGTGCCATTATTTCCGCTGATCGGTGTACAAAATCGTCGATCGACGTTAGTCGTTCGGGAAGATAGCCCGATTCAGGAAATTAGTGCGATCACGGGTAAGACAGTCGCGATCGGGAATCCTGGCTCAGCCACCGGATTCTACTTTCCGCTGTTTAACTTGTACGGGCTAACTTTAGCTGAGCTAGTCTTTTCGGCAACTCCTAAAGCGGTGTTAGATACAGTCGCTCAAGGAAAAGCCGATGTGGGAGCGCTGTCACTCGAAGAGTTTGAGACTTATAAAAGCCACGTGACGCAAGCAAAGCTCCGAGTGTTATTCACGGATTCACATCAAGTTCCACCAGGAGCAATTTTAGTAAATTCGACGCTCGATCGCGCTGCTCAAGAGCGAGTTCGTCAGGTTCTCAGCGAAGCTTCTTCGGTCGTGGCTGAAGAAGCTGGATACATTACAAATGCTCCAGTTCCCGATTATCAATATATGATTTCTGTAGTTGAACGAGTGCGATCGATGTTTCCGGGAGATACTAAAGCAAGTATCGCATTGTTACAGCAAAAGCCTGTTCGATTGTTCAAGTAA